From the genome of Epinephelus moara isolate mb chromosome 10, YSFRI_EMoa_1.0, whole genome shotgun sequence, one region includes:
- the tbc1d7 gene encoding TBC1 domain family member 7, which produces MADDPQRNFRSAYYEKVGFRGVEEKKSLEILLKDNPLDLEKLSTFSQRFPLPSMYRIHVWKVLLGILPPHSDSHTLVGGYRKEQYQDILEALEVMRYINSSTPSTHVYLRMFQLESQVLPRCSETSAPDEENDDFLSIGRAMEEIVDDPIDCYWLIKCFVNQFHTKFGDSVPHLPKSLEHYLSQEEPRLLNHLKNTGALARLPYSLWFRRCFAGCLPESSLQRVWDKVISGSCKILVFVALEILLSYKIILMGINRPEGVVKFLCNIPQENTDAIVTKAIDLWHKYCGTPVHAV; this is translated from the exons ATGGCGGATGACCCTCAGAGAAATTTCCGCTCTGCATATTATGAGAAAGTCGGCTTCAGAGGGGTGGAGGAGAAGAAATCTCTGGAAATACTGCTCAAGGATAATCCTCTTG ATCTAGAAAAGCTGAGCACCTTCAGTCAGAGGTTCCCCCTCCCCTCTATGTACAGAATTCATGTGTGGAAGGTTTTGTTGG GCATCCTACCTCCCCACAGTGACTCTCACACTCTGGTGGGAGGCTACAGGAAGGAGCAGTACCAGGACATCCTGGAGGCTCTGGAGGTGATGAGATACATCAACTCGTCCACACCCTCCACCCACGTCTACCTGCGCATGTTCCAGCTGGAGAGCCAGGTGCTCCCACGGTGCTCTGAGACCTCTGCCCCG GATGAAGAGAACGATGACTTCCTCTCCATCGGTCGAGCAATGGAGGAGATCGTAGACGATCCTATCGACTGCTATTGGCTGATCAAGTGTTTCGTTAATCAGTTCCACACAAAGTTCGGAGACTCGGTACCCCACCTT CCGAAGAGCCTGGAGCATTATCTGAGTCAGGAGGAACCGCGGCTGCTGAACCATCTGAAGAACACCGGAGCCCTGGCTCGGCTGCCCTACAGCCTCTGGTTCAGACGCTGCTTTGCTGGCTGCCTGCCAGAATCAAGCCTGCAGAG GGTGTGGGACAAGGTGATCAGCGGCTCCTGTAAGATCCTGGTGTTTGTGGCCTTGGAGATTCTGCTCAGCTATAAAATCATATTGATGGGTATCAACCGGCCTGAAGGGGTGGTCAAGTTTCTGTGCAAT ATACCACAGGAAAACACAGACGCCATTGTGACTAAAGCCATTGACTTGTGGCACAAATATTGTGGAACTCCAGTGCACGCTGTATAG